The nucleotide sequence GACAGAGTTCTCTCAACGCCTCCGGAAGCTGATTACATTTGGCGTATCATTGTCATGTTTGGCGCTATACCTGCGGCCATGACCTTCTATTGGCGTATGAAGATGCCTGAAACCGCTCGTTACACTGCTTTAGTTGCCAAGGATATtaaacaagcaacaaaagaCATGTCCAAGGTCTTACAAGTAGAGCTTGAAGTTGAAGAAAGGGCCGAGGACCCAAAACTGAACTATGGATTGTTCTCCAAGGAATTCCTTAGACGCCATGGGCTTCCACTCCTTGGGTGTACTTCAACTTGGTTCTTGCTTGACATTGCTTTCTACAGCCAAAATTTGTTCCAAAAGGATATTTTTTCGGCCATTGGATGGATTCCAAAGGCAGGCACCATGAATGCCATTCATGAAGTTTTCAAGATCGCTAGGGCACAGACTCTCATCGCGCTTTGCAGTACTGTCCCAGGGTACTGGTTCACTGTCGCATTTATTGATATCATGGGAAGGTTTGCAATCCANGGTATCACTTTGATCATGATGATCGTGTGCTCTGTTGCTTCCGGTCTCTCCTTTGGAAACCAAGCCAAGGGTGTCATGACCACTCTTTGCTTTTTCAGGTACAATAATCACGGTCAAAACTGTTTTATTCATGAACATTCGATCATACATACATGATAGTTTAAacctccaaaaacaaaatattaacatttGAACGGTTATGTATAGGTTTTGGCTCGGGTTTGGCATTGGAGGTGACTACCCTCTTTCAGCCACCATCATGTCTGAATATGCTAACAAGAAGACTCGTGGGGCTTTCATCGCTGCCGTCTTTGCTATGCAAGGTGTCGGTATCTTGGCTGGTGGTTTTGTGGCTCTTGCAGTCTCTTCCATTTTCGACAAACAGTTTCCATCGCCGACCTATGACCAAGACAGGGTTCTCTCAACGCCTCCGGAGGCTGATTACATTTGGCGTATCATTGTCATGTTTGGCGCTATACCTGCGGCCATGACCTTCTATTGGCGTATGAAGATGCCTGAAACCGCTCGTTACACTGCTTTAGTTGCCAAGGATATtaaacaagcaacaaaagaCATGTCCAAGGTCTTACAAGTAGAGCTTGAAGTTGAAGAAAGGGCCGAGGACCCAAAACTGAACTATGGATTGTTCTCCAAGGAATTCCTTAGACGCCATGGGCTTCCACTCCTTGGGTGTACCTCAACTTGGTTCTTGCTTGACATTGCTTTCTACAGCCAAAATTTGTTCCAAAAGGATATTTTTTCGGCCATTGGATGGATTCCAAAGGCAGGCACCATGAATGCTGTTCATGAGGTTTTTAAGATCGCTAGGGCACAGACTCTCATCGCGCTTTGCAGTACTGTCCCAGGGTACTGGTTCACCGTGGCATTTATTGATATCATGGGAAGGTTTGCAATCCAGCTAATGGGATTCTTCTTCATGACGGTGTTTATGTTTGCCATTGCCTTCCCTTACAACCACTGGATCAAACCAGACAACCGTATTGGATTCGTGATTATGTACTCCCTCACCTTTTTCTTCGCCAACTTTGGACCAAATGCAACCACTTTCATTGTCCCGGCTGAGATCTTCCCAGCCAGACTAAGGTCCACATGCCATGGAATATCAGCCGCGACAGGTAAGGCTGGAGCCATTGTTGGAGCCTTTGGGTTCCTGTATGCGGCTCAATCACAGGATGCGACCAAGACAGACGCAGGATACCCACCTGGTATTGGAGTCAAGAACTCATTAATCATGCTTGGGGTTATTAACTTTATAGGTATGCTCTTTACATTCCTTGTCCCTGAGCCAAAGGGCAAGTCCCTTGAAGAACTCTCCGGTGAAGCTGAGGTTGAGAAATGATTACAACGTCATATATATTCAATACATCTGTTTTCGTCATTttaatgtttcatttttttttttttttttgtgatatgatATATTGTGCACCTCtactttattttactttttgtttttagtggGTAACCATTGATCAGTTCTCAAAGAACTTCTAAGAAGCAAATGAAATACAAATGgacaagatttatttttaatatctattatatttttccataaCTTTATATTCATAaccaaaatcttattatataaaattggagTATGAAAGTTAGACATTAATAGGACTGTGACACGTGTCAGTTATATCGATAAGATGTTAACACATGTCAGTttgaaatttactaaaatattttaaaataaaaatataaatttctaaaCCTATCATAAAAAGGAAATCAatacactaaacaaaatttgtttgtaTGTTAGAAAAGCACTAAAAATACACGACTCAATTGTATCGATAAAATGTTAGCACATGTCGattctaaatttaataaaatttattaaaatagaaaatagaaaagttataaacatatcataaaagaaaaatctatacataagtaaaattaaataattatttttgtatattaaaaatgcattaaaatggtttataatttattaaattattaacttaattctattttgattttttaatatatattaattaaaaaagagtTAAAGGTCTTTTCTTGacaacaaaatcagaattttttaaatctttttataaattttgaaccttCTCACCAAATCTCTAGACATGTCAAAACTGTTATTATTGGGATATCAACATGttcaattaatttattagattctaacatatattttaatattttcagttttgtaaCTTAAAATAcgtatatcattttcttttcttaaaaaaacgGAAAAAGAGTAAATCACATATCTACATAATATCAATATACATATCTATATTAGAAGGAATACTGAAAATATATCTTATTAGCTTACAAGAAGTAtagctaaagttaaatataattcatagtacAACAGTATTTTAAATAGGGGCcttttaaattgattaatttttataaattgctcaatgatttcttttcttttttcttttggttaagaTAAGTCTAGAATTATAGATATTGAATTTTAAAcgtaatatttttatcattctacatattttacattgataaattgataaaatatagAGAAGTGGTCATCATGTTGGAAAAATGATTTGGTAAATATACATAtgaaataaatagtttttataatatgaaagtgtaattttttattatttgctttTCAGTCAAATCTttatataatagaatttatgttattttttgtattttgttttcttatatgtttttgAGCTACATGAGATTATGAGgtaaattcttttgtttcttgatatGTATCAAAACTTCAGATTTTGTATCGGAAATGAATTGTCGatagcttaattttttttaatatctcgttctataatatatgaatttctCAGATATGtgaatatttatatagaatatTAGATATTGACCCACGCTGTACAACGTAGGGAAATACTTACGTACAGttgaatttgtttgttacaaaataatagtagaaactttatttattcaatacattttataaagtcatatatttaatttacttaattttatacTCTGATTTTGATCGTAGTTGGTACTGCTATTTTGGTTTGgatgcaatatcaaattcgttaattataagTTCGGTAAAGTCTATTAAAAGATCCagcaaaacatgtattgacatGTGATCTGGTATTACAAATCGATGTGATtatgtttagagatcttaatatacaaaatttacaatagtgatcccctatatattaatagagaaacactcTCTTGAAtctcttgaaaaagctgatgtgtcaccgccagagagctcgagacacatttagcaaaaaacccttaaattttctacttaattacattaatatgccactatatttaaaaaaaaaacagttaagtgaataataattagatatgtcatcaattctcacacaaatttaattatcacatattaaaataataaaataattacttaatattttaagtcaaaattttactaaaatCTATTtgcaaatatacaagtcaaagttatattatttttaaaaaatcaatataaaatattgatttcttaaaatcaatataagtaaaatattctaaaaatgctataaaaacatacaaagttaataaaaataaagaacatataacttattaaacatataacttattaacaaaatcatataaaaaaatcttatttttttatgttagtattattaccataataatttaaataacaagctttcaatagttattataattgattataaaaagaaatatattacccctgaattatctccaactcattaaaggaaacttaattcccaataaatatagatttatatatattcataaataaatataaaaatgacaacaaattaggggatatcatgatgtgtgattatttataaatatctaagtatgtaaactaattaatatcaACATTTaatgtgattattcattaaaaaatggATATATTGATAACCAAATAGGAATATACGTTTTAATTGTACTTGAATcaatgtgctattaaaaaggaatgagacaataacccttatcattataaataaacttagtacccaaaaaaatcataatatatttaaaatgagtgattactagattatgaaaaattgttatagttactcgattaaccataaatataaaaatttcatttttaaaacacacaaaaaatatatttccataaattgtaacattttataaatattttctttaccaagTTCACATAATTTACGGGTGAAATGTACTCTTACACGAAtaagttgattttgaaattttattaattttttcataatggttttttttgtaataatccgttatttatagaaaatattaacaaaccgactaactcaaaatatttaaatagcctaatcacaaatattaaatcaataaattagattatcttcagaaaatttagtttagaatccgattgttactaacatataataaaattaattaattaaactaccgagtaatttagtatatgttgttatggttacataagaaacatgcaaaattgttatgattacaaaataaaacataaaatatatgaatttgattttaaaccacacaaaagatatgttgcaataaatagtaatattttatcaatattttatcttccatatttaaagatttaacagtgaaacatattttttacacgaaaaacacagctttgaataaaataataaaaaaaatttagttatatattatgtttgacacaaacaaatattggttttagaataataattttacttataataattttctttaaatcgatatatcccgcacatagtgcggattGTTACCTAGTTGGTGTTAATATTAACACCATTgcagttattggtataacatgttagtatatattaactttatatgtaaaaattacAACTagattatacacttagtatatgtatattgtcaacattatacacttagtattgtttatatagtgaatattgtgtattaaaaataagttttatttaagtAAATAGTTTgctattgtttcctaagatttttgaaacaataaatagaatctgctaaataattttattacataattttgaaaatattgttttattattttgtaaacaaatataaacttttcttttgttaattattagattaattaaaatgcaatgaCATTTTTCGTAATATGCCAGATGAAAgctgattaaaattttaacaacattgcttaaataagtatatagagatatttttaatatataagcaatgttgtatcttagttttaaaatatatatgtcattattaaaCGATTTCGATATGCAAAcatttattctttgttttataaataaaattaagttttatatttgttttaaatagtttgttattgtttcctaagatttctgaaataataaatagaatatgttcaataattttagaaattttgttttattattttataaactaatataagtttttctttttgttagttattatatatattaaaatgtaatgatattttttgtaatatgccaCAAGATAGTAAGGTTAAACTTTAATAACATTGCTtgaataagtatatagagatataaACTGAGATGAaggttaaattttttacattaattacatataatatatctatTAGAATACGTAAATTTTCTcgtatattttatcaaaatgcAATATTatggttttctcttttatttgtgtTATTCTCAGTGTTGTATCTAAAACAATCATAAAACCAATTCTATTAGGTTAATaattgttttaacaaaattgtaaaactgtAGCTAAATTTTATTGATGGTTCTTATAAACATAAAACGACCGacctatttttttctcttttgattataataattaactaatgATCTCATACTCGCTAACAACCTAATAACATTCAAATCAAACAGCAGAAATATCCACCATTAAACCatcaaattatccaaaaaatatttaaataaccaatatcaatattCCAAGACAAGCCCAACGATTCCAAagaataacataaacaaaagaatcaacaaTGCTAGGTAACATTCTAAAGAGTCAACTCTAGCAACAtaacaaaaaaccaaacaacacatcaacgaGCCTATATACATTCTCTTCTCAtttccttgattccacgatcacactttgcctttaccttcaccacaaacaacaattgagatgtgtgagtattatcataaacattcagtgaggcgatcctcccaacTACTGACCTATACACACAAGCCAAAAGACACAAAAGCAAGTAAACTAGACAACTCTGAACACATGCATCGTTAATGCGgtcttgcatcaaccgacgcactCTTTGCATCAACCAATGCAACGcccttgcgtcgaccgatgcactccttaCATCGACGGATGCAACGCCACTCCCCACTATCATATCCCTAGCTGTGTCGACAGATGTACACCCTCCATCAATCGATGCAGTCCGCAAAGCATCGATGAACATGATCTCCTCCGACTCCTCTTGGTTTTGTGATGCCAAAAGCGCTCTCCAAAGGCCAcaaacaccacaaaaaaaactcacaaacaagcACACACGCAATCAAcacccaaaataaaacaaatcacaCATCTAATCGCTGAGATCAACTATGGTCACATACTCacttttgagaaagaagaatctgattataaaacccacaaaattagcctcctagcaagctcctctCACGTCCTCAATCTCATATATCCACTTAAAGGATCAGATCTCTCAAAAACAGGCAAAAAACTTTGTGTCTCCTATAGTTCTAGAACTCTTAAAGCTATAGGGGACAAAAAGTGGTTGAACCTTAGAAGGGGGTTGAATTTCCACTTCAATACCCGAGCCCTAGGGTTTCCAAACCCAAAAACGCAACCAAAACGAGTGTTTCACTTAAGTTATCCCACAGAAGAGTACCTTttgtcgatcgacgcaaccttgcgtcgaccgatgcccaCCCCAAAACCGAGATTACGGTTCACGGGCGTTACAATACACAAAGTCATATGTGAAATTATTTAgaggcattctcaaaaatacccctttttccaTGCccctttt is from Camelina sativa cultivar DH55 chromosome 20, Cs, whole genome shotgun sequence and encodes:
- the LOC104771485 gene encoding probable inorganic phosphate transporter 1-3 isoform X1 produces the protein MADQQLGVLKALDVAKTQLYHFTAIVIAGMGFFTDAYDLFCVSLVTKLLGRLYYFNPESAKPGSLPPHVAAAVNGVALCGTLAGQLFFGWLGDKLGRKKVYGITLIMMIVCSVASGLSFGNQAKGVMTTLCFFRFWLGFGIGGDYPLSATIMSEYANKKTRGAFIAAVFAMQGIGILAGGFVALAVSSIFDKQFPSPTYDQDRVLSTPPEADYIWRIIVMFGAIPAAMTFYWRMKMPETARYTALVAKDIKQATKDMSKVLQVELEVEERAEDPKLNYGLFSKEFLRRHGLPLLGCTSTWFLLDIAFYSQNLFQKDIFSAIGWIPKAGTMNAIHEVFKIARAQTLIALCSTVPGYWFTVAFIDIMGRFAIQLMGFFFMTVFMFAIAFPYNHWIKPDNRIGFVIMYSLTFFFANFGPNATTFIVPAEIFPARLRSTCHGISAATGKAGAIVGAFGFLYAAQSQDATKTDAGYPPGIGVKNSLIMLGVINFIGMLFTFLVPEPKGKSLEELSGEAEVEK
- the LOC104771485 gene encoding probable inorganic phosphate transporter 1-3 isoform X3, producing the protein MADQQLGVLKALDVAKTQLYHFTAIVIAGMGFFTDAYDLFCVSLVTKLLGRLYYFNPESAKPGSLPPHVAAAVNGVALCGTLAGQLFFGWLGDKLGRKKVYGITLIMMIVCSVASGLSFGNQAKGVMTTLCFFRFWLGFGIGGDYPLSATIMSEYANKKTRGAFIAAVFAMQGVGILAGGFVALAVSSIFDKQFPSPTYDQDRVLSTPPEADYIWRIIVMFGAIPAAMTFYWRMKMPETARYTALVAKDIKQATKDMSKVLQVELEVEERAEDPKLNYGLFSKEFLRRHGLPLLGCTSTWFLLDIAFYSQNLFQKDIFSAIGWIPKAGTMNAVHEVFKIARAQTLIALCSTVPGYWFTVAFIDIMGRFAIQLMGFFFMTVFMFAIAFPYNHWIKPDNRIGFVIMYSLTFFFANFGPNATTFIVPAEIFPARLRSTCHGISAATGKAGAIVGAFGFLYAAQSQDATKTDAGYPPGIGVKNSLIMLGVINFIGMLFTFLVPEPKGKSLEELSGEAEVEK
- the LOC104771485 gene encoding probable inorganic phosphate transporter 1-3 isoform X2, which gives rise to MTTLCFFRFWLGFGIGGDYPLSATIMSEYANKKTRGAFIAAVFAMQGVGILAGGFVALAVSSIFDKQFPSPTYDQDRVLSTPPEADYIWRIIVMFGAIPAAMTFYWRMKMPETARYTALVAKDIKQATKDMSKVLQVELEVEERAEDPKLNYGLFSKEFLRRHGLPLLGCTSTWFLLDIAFYSQNLFQKDIFSAIGWIPKAGTMNAVHEVFKIARAQTLIALCSTVPGYWFTVAFIDIMGRFAIQLMGFFFMTVFMFAIAFPYNHWIKPDNRIGFVIMYSLTFFFANFGPNATTFIVPAEIFPARLRSTCHGISAATGKAGAIVGAFGFLYAAQSQDATKTDAGYPPGIGVKNSLIMLGVINFIGMLFTFLVPEPKGKSLEELSGEAEVEK